The following coding sequences are from one Panicum hallii strain FIL2 chromosome 5, PHallii_v3.1, whole genome shotgun sequence window:
- the LOC112893243 gene encoding RNA polymerase II C-terminal domain phosphatase-like 4, translated as MSLAEAPSPSPSSSSGSDDFAALLDAELELASGADSAFPGDPSSASLTTDDEGEEEDSEEEVEVEVPEQNGAKRRRVEEQRQDQGISIRPDKIATGPSKNVEVKLCPHPGYFGGLCFRCGKPQDEEDVSGVAFGYIHKGLRLGTSEIDRLRGADLKNLLRERKLVLILDLDHTLINSTKLQDISSAENELGIRTAALKDDPDRSIFTLDSMQMLTKLRPFVRKFLKEASNMFEMYIYTMGDKAYAIEIAKLLDPTNVYFPSKVISNSDCTQRHQKGLDVILGAESVAVILDDTEYVWQNHKENLILMERYHYFASSCRQFGFGVRSLSESMQDEREIDGALATVLDVLKRIHAIFFDTAAETDLSLQDVRQVIKTVRKEVLKGCKLVFSRVFPNNAHPQEQMMWKMAEHLGAVCSTDVDSTVTHVVAVDLGTEKARWAVGNKKFLVHPRWIEAANFRWHRQPEEDFPVLPPKEKSRDKVNAVTGQKETSKDKEENAVAGEKETSNDRKENDVAGQNETSNDQDGNDVDGQKKDDTKENAVATTATGPADL; from the exons ATGAGCCTCGCTGaggcgccgtcgccgtccccaTCGTCGTCGAGCGGAAGCGACGACTTCGCCGCCCTCCTCGACGCCGAGCTCGAGCTCGCCTCCGGCGCCGACTCCGCCTTCCCCGGCGacccctcctccgcctcgcTCACCACCGACgacgagggcgaggaggaggattCAGAGGAGGAGGTGGAAGTTGAAGTACCAGAACAGAACGG TGCTAAAAGGCGTAGAGTGGAGGAACAACGCCAAGATCAAGGAATATCAATTAGGCCTGACAAAATTGCCACTG GTCCATCTAAAAACGTTGAAGTTAAGTTATGTCCACATCCTGGATATTTTGGTGGACTTTGCTTTAGATGTGGCAAGCCACAAGATGAGGAAGATGTTTCAGGAGTTGCTTTTGGTTACATCCACAAG GGCTTGAGGCTAGGTACTTCAGAAATCGACAGATTACGTGGCGCTGATTTGAAGAATCTGCTGCGTGAAAGAAAATTAGTGCTTATTTTAGACCTGGATCATACACTGATCAACTCAACCAAACTCCAAGATATTTCTTCTGCTGAAAATGAGTTGGGTATTCGGACAGCTGCTCTAAAAG ATGATCCGGACAGAAGCATCTTCACGCTAGATTCAATGCAGATGCTGACAAAGTTGAGACCATTTGTCCGTAAATTTTTGAAAGAAGCAAGCAATATGTTTGAAATGTATATATACACCATGGGTGACAAAGCTTATGCAATTGAAATAGCAAAGCTTCTTGACCCTACTAATGTCTATTTTCCTTCAAAAGTGATTTCGAACTCGGATTGCACTCAGCGACATCAGAAAGGTCTTGATGTGATTCTTGGGGCTGAAAGTGTTGCCGTGATTCTTGATGACACTGAATAT GTCTGGCAGAATCATAAAGAAAATCTAATTCTGATGGAGAGATATCATTACTTTGCTTCAAGCTGCCGCCAATTTGGTTTTGGTGTTAGATCTTTGTCGGAGTCTATGCAAGATGAAAGGGAGATTGATGGTGCTTTGGCTACAGTTTTAGATGTCTTGAAGCGCATACATGCGATTTTCTTTGACACG GCTGCTGAAACTGATCTTTCTTTACAGGATGTAAGACAG GTGATCAAGACGGTACGGAAAGAAGTACTGAAAGGCTGCAAACTAGTCTTCAGTCGGGTGTTCCCGAACAACGCTCACCCACAGGAGCAGATGATGTGGAAGATGGCCGAGCATCTGGGTGCCGTTTGCTCCACAGACGTGGATTCCACAGTGACCCATGTCGTGGCTGTGGATCTGGGAACAGAGAAGGCCCGCTGGGCTGTAGGCAACAAGAAGTTTTTGGTCCACCCGCGCTGGATTGAAGCCGCCAATTTCCGATGGCACCGACAACCGGAGGAAGATTTTCCTGTCCTTCCACCGAAGGAAAAGAGCAGAGATAAAGTGAATGCTGTGACTGGCCAGAAGGAAACGAGCAAAGATAAAGAAGAAAATGCTGTAGCTGGCGAGAAGGAAACGAGCAACGATAGGAAAGAAAATGACGTAGCTGGCCAGAATGAAACGAGCAATGATCAAGATGGAAATGATGTAGACGGCCAGAAGAAGGATGACACCAAAGAAAACGCTGTGGCAACTACTGCTACAGGTCCTGCTGACTTGTAA